The DNA region TGTATTTTTTATGTTTTTATTGCGTTATATTAATCGCTATTTACCCTTACTTCGTTTATTGTCCGATCAAATCGTGATGTCTTTATTCATTATCGCGCTACCAATTAAACAAAAATACAAACGCAATTATCATTAGCTCCAAAAACTCAATCAATCGTCATAGCTTGTCTATATTAAACCAAAATTGGTTGACAACCTTCAGTTCAATACCGAAAGATTGACAACCAATTGATTAATTAAATGCAAAACCCATGGCATTCACCATTTTTTCAGCGCGCATTTGTTGTTTTTACCAAACACACCTAGTTGGTTTGGTCCTGCTTTTTGCGTTTTAAAACCACAAATACTAGTACACCACTCAAACCGGCAAGACAAACAATAATCAGCCAAATCCACCAAGGAATGCCAGTATCATGCACAATTGACACATCCTTTGCATTGAGTGTTTTTGCTTTTGCAGCCGAAATAGTGAAGTTTTTTGTAAAGTACCACGTGTTATGGGATGATTTAACCGTCATTTTCATGCGATATCTACCGGCTTTAAATGCCGTTCCTTCAATACTTAACGGATAATTAAAGACTGTATTCGGCGCAATTTGCATATTTGAACGCTTGCTCTCATATAAAACCTTCTTGCTGTTTGCCCGATAAACTTTTGATTGAATGGCAACACGATTAATATAATTTTCAGATTTATTGTGCAGTTCAGACATCACCGCATTACGTAATGATACTTGCCCAGCAGTGACTTTCTTCAAAGTGAGCTTTTCAGGTACTGTATGATCTGCTTGCGTTTGCATCACAATCCCGATTGCGTAAGCATAGCGATTTAAGATTGAAATCCCGGCTTTTTTCTTTGTTTGTTGATTATCATTCACTTTTGCTTGAGTAATTGAAACACCACCAGCAACAATTCCTGGCCATGTTTGATTTGGTACATGAATTGTAAATGTGAAAGGTACCGTTTGATGGGCTGGTACCGTTATTTTCTTAGGAAAATCGGTGGCTTTTCCTAAATCAAAGGGAATTGTTTGATCTAACTTGTTTTTCGATGGTGCGTATTCAACAACCCCATTAACATTCGTCTTGGCCGTCGTGACTGCTGTAATCATCTCTTGTGCATCATCAGTTGCATTGGTTAAATTGACCGTTAATTTTTGATCCTCTCCAGGTTTAACCAATAAATCAAAATAGGTGTGGTTTTTATTAAATTGATTACTGGGTAAAACTGCACTCACGCTAACTCCCATCGGGTTAACCGGTGTATTTTTTTGTTTGGCATTAATGCCAGCGACACAGCCTGTCAGCCCAATGATTAAACTCATCATTCCCAATCCAATTTTTTTCATATGTATGTATTCCCTTCCACTGATTTCAATCACTGACACATCTATTCTTTAAAAATAATTCAAAGAATTGATTTTTTTATGACTTTTCTTTGTTATTTCATTTTTTCATCTTAGTATTATCTTCATGCTCTCTTCACGGTCACTCACTATACTAATAACATAAGACATATAGATTTACTGACACCACTGAAATCTCAATCAATCATACATAATCAGGTAAATACTTATGAAATTCAAATTTATTTTTATTCCTAGTTTGGCTTATTCAATGTTGATTCTTATCAATTCAGTCAACCTAACATCTGTGATAGCCGCCAATACGACTAGCCCTAGTTACTTTTCACTGAACGCACCCGAAGGTAACCTGTCAATTACTGCCGCACCAATTAATTTCGGATCAGTTGATCTGGCCAGCCTTTTATTGAAACCAGAATATAATCAACACTTTATTATTGCTAATACCGATAGCAATCTGAAAGAAGGTATAACCATTGCTGACTCTCGATTACAGCGGCCAAGTTCGGCTGACCATATCATAACAGTTAAACAATCGAAAGGCTGGTACTATGATGGGGATAGTCCAAGCGATTCAGCCTATTTCTCTGCCTTAGAAATGCCGATTAATATTGGACCACCTACGATAAATTTT from Weissella diestrammenae includes:
- a CDS encoding DUF916 and DUF3324 domain-containing protein — protein: MKKIGLGMMSLIIGLTGCVAGINAKQKNTPVNPMGVSVSAVLPSNQFNKNHTYFDLLVKPGEDQKLTVNLTNATDDAQEMITAVTTAKTNVNGVVEYAPSKNKLDQTIPFDLGKATDFPKKITVPAHQTVPFTFTIHVPNQTWPGIVAGGVSITQAKVNDNQQTKKKAGISILNRYAYAIGIVMQTQADHTVPEKLTLKKVTAGQVSLRNAVMSELHNKSENYINRVAIQSKVYRANSKKVLYESKRSNMQIAPNTVFNYPLSIEGTAFKAGRYRMKMTVKSSHNTWYFTKNFTISAAKAKTLNAKDVSIVHDTGIPWWIWLIIVCLAGLSGVLVFVVLKRKKQDQTN